In Rhineura floridana isolate rRhiFlo1 chromosome 1, rRhiFlo1.hap2, whole genome shotgun sequence, the following proteins share a genomic window:
- the LOC133376977 gene encoding taste receptor type 2 member 40-like: protein MCSLFAIVFLIIYGFESFMGTTTSAFIVAVNLVSWAKGTILSHNDQILLSIGLSSLCVQGTSVTAVFSFFFCTQLFVGFHLQVFVFFFMFSNSSYFWLSTFLLVYYTMKVMNTQQPFFLWVKTKIIKNIFWLLLNCFVSSFGFGLTTAYNVSTTVLSETAANLTGNYSKPSILFNNGFYMRLFFIILECTCPLAVTSFLVIQLLKGIWSHAQNMKKSMAGSGVATLNAHRSATNTLTSLLILCVSFHLMMSVVILGILPYYSIGFLICMTLISILTSAQAVTFVLRNPKLKKKALGILQSFRPSTAKSHGQTTGDISYVTSPL from the coding sequence ATGTGCTCTCTCTTTGCCATTGTTTTCCTCATCATCTATGGGTTTGAATCCTTTATGGGAACAACCACCAGTGCATTTATTGTAGCTGTGAATCTTGTCAGTTGGGCTAAAGGCACCATCCTGTCCCACAATGACCAAATCCTGCTCTCAATAGGACTGTCTAGTCTCTGTGTACAGGGCACTTCTGTGACCgctgtgttttccttttttttctgtaCACAGCTGTTTGTAGGATTCCATTTACaagtgtttgtgtttttttttatgtTCAGTAACAGCAGTTATTTCTGGCTCAGTACTTTTTTACTTGTATACTACACCATGAAGGTGATGAACACCCAGCAGCCCTTCTTCTTGTGGGTGAAGACGAAGATAATCAAGAATATCTTCTGGCTACTCTTAAACTGTTTTGTGTCATCATTTGGATTTGGTCTGACGACAGCTTATAATGTATCTACAACGGTGCTTTCTGAAACTGCAGCCAACCTCACTGGGAACTACTCCAAGCCCTCCATTTTGTTCAACAACGGGTTTTATATGCGACTGTTCTTTATTATCCTAGAATGTACTTGTCCCCTTGCTGTCACATCTTTTCTTGTCATACAACTCCTTAAGGGTATTTGGAGCCATGCTCAGAACATGAAGAAAAGCATGGCAGGCTCTGGGGTAGCCACTCTTAATGCCCACAGAAGTGCCACCAATACCTTGACATCCCTCCTTATCCTCTGTGTGTCTTTCCATCTCATGATGAGTGTAGTTATTTTAGGTATCTTGCCATATTACAGCATAGGGTTTTTAATCTGTATGACATTAATCTCCATCTTAACTTCTGCACAAGCAGTCACCTTTGTCTTGAGGAATCCTAAACTCAAGAAGAAAGCCCTGGggattctccagagtttcagaccatCCACAGCTAAATCACATGGTCAGACTACAGGTGACATTTCTTATGTGACTTCTCCCCTGTAA